CTTCGGTGGACTATAGACAAAACTTCAGCGTAAAATATACAACTGCCAGTGCCAATCCAGTGGCCACGCTATGATTAAGGACCAGCACATATGGAGGAAGGCAGGGTCCGCTAATCATAATCCTCCCCTGTTGCTTCCTTAGTAAGAAGGACTGTCATTATGCTGTGCATTATTCTTGCCTGGACAAGTTAAGTGTTAGCTAGCTTGGCTCAATGGGGTAAGAAATTGAGAAGAagagacaagaaaaaataagatgGAGGTTTTGTTTTGTCCAAACTCAAGGTCCTTCCTccgtttttttaaaattttatttaaaaaaataaaataatttattttttttaaaaatcatatcatttatttaaacaCCCGAAACTTTGATATTAATCCTGTCATTCTCACATTCGAAATGACAGAGATTAATTAATAAGTGagaatctaaaataaaaggatattaTTATGTCACATTCGAGTCATCCCAGCCCTCTCCCCTTCTAAAACCAGTGATTGACAAATACATCACCGTTTTAAggacaaaagaaaatcattccAACAAACCAACTTATTGatgatcaagatttttttaatcatatattaaaGGCCCAGTCTACCATCCTGTCTTTCACCCTTCCCACTACAAGCTAATAAAAGCCCCCAAAATCATCATTAACACTAACACAAACCAAGGCGGCACTAAacaacaacccaaaaaaaaaccaccgAGCTGGCCATCAACGTGTCATCTTGATCTCATATCCAAATCACATGCTTGTTGGTCCCACACATCAAACTCCGTAATCAGACGCCTCAGATCTGTTTGGTACCCAATAGGGGCCCACTGATCCCTCTCAAAATTCCGAACCTTCCTAGCACTCTCTATTTATCATCGTCCCTTCAATTCTCAACTTCCTCACTGGTCAGTACTCCAAGCCTCTACACACAAAAGAGCCCGGGGAGAGAGAGACTAGGAACTGGACAAAAATGGTGCGCAGAAACGCTgtgatctttctttctttgatctGCATTGTTATTGCTGGTGTTAGTGGTCAAGCACCAGCAACATCACCAACAGCAACACCAGCACCACCCACGGCAACAACACCAACTACTTCTCCTCCACCAGCAACCTCCACTCCCCCACCAGTCTCAGCCCCACCTCCAGTCACCCAATCCCCACCCCCAGCTACACCTCCCCCGGTCTCAGCCCCACCACCAGCCTCCCCTCCTCCCGCAACCCCGCCCCCAGCAACACCTCCTCCCGCCACACCACCACCAGCAACACCTCCTCCGGCCACACCACCACCTGCTTCTCCTCCACCAGCAACCCCTCCTCCAGCTCCCTTGGCTGCTCCGCCAGCTCTTGTTCCAGCTCCAGCTCCCAGCAAGTCTAAGCTGAAGGCTCCAGCTCCATCTCCCTTGGCATCGAGTCCTCCAGCTCCACCAACCGGTGCTCCTTCTCCAAGTTTGGGTGCTTCTTCTCCTGGACCCGTAGGAACCGATACGGTAAGTCCTTTGATCCCCTTTtatgttctcattttttttttgaaatactcATCTGTAAATTTGTTTTCCCGTTTGGATTTAACAAATATGAATACtcgtttattaaaaagaaaagaaaaaaaaaaacagaccagTCATATTAATTTATCTATGATTTTAACATCAGATCTACCTCGCTCATCTCTcgcatttaaattaatatcgcgttgttaattttttcaaaacctgGTTGGTGTCCTTGTAGTACGGAGTAGTTAATTTAGTTAGGAACCGGCGTAATGTAGAGAAAATATAGTATTGTTTGCTGTTGTAAGCTGGAGTACcgtttgtgttttgttgtgtcCCGAAGCGGCCTCAACGGTCTCTGGCTTTGGTTCTGTGCGTCTGTTTGCTAGGGCTGTTGTCCGGTGTGGATATAACTAGATTAAGCTTAAGAGTTGTGAACCAATCAGTAGTTTACAGTTCTGATTTAAAAGTCAGTGTTTGACCTGATTTGATCGGCCTTGCTGTAACAACGTGGAGGAATCAACGCTATTTGATCAAAGGTAaatcttctccttttttagggAAAACTTAGATGAGCAAGTGTCGTTGCAATAACTCAGTCGGGTGGTTTCACGTGATTGCTGacaaaatgcaataaaaaccataatttaagCCAAGGAAACGAGGAGTTTTTTGAAGGGTCACTGAAGTCTCTGTGTGGACGAGGAGCACGAGACACGGAATCCCAAGGACTGCCTGCACTGTCCTTGGAGGGAGGACCACCCCTCCTCTGCTCTAGTGCAGGGTCATACGTccgaaaacataaattaaattgatcttATTGCCTTATTTAAGGGGGTTAGAAATTCGAGTCTCGTAAAATCTCTGGGCTCAAGATAACTGCCCCTAGGCCT
This genomic interval from Populus alba chromosome 1, ASM523922v2, whole genome shotgun sequence contains the following:
- the LOC118055466 gene encoding uncharacterized protein encodes the protein MVRRNAVIFLSLICIVIAGVSGQAPATSPTATPAPPTATTPTTSPPPATSTPPPVSAPPPVTQSPPPATPPPVSAPPPASPPPATPPPATPPPATPPPATPPPATPPPASPPPATPPPAPLAAPPALVPAPAPSKSKLKAPAPSPLASSPPAPPTGAPSPSLGASSPGPVGTDTSGSEKMWSLQKMVVSVALGSAFWLLL